Proteins from a genomic interval of Clostridium scatologenes:
- a CDS encoding metallophosphoesterase, whose amino-acid sequence MISEKKLAEKRLTEAYNNAKIEYFDNNSKYIFFSDCHRGDSTPSDEFSKNQNIFLFALESYFNSGYTYVEVGDGDELWESSDFKAIRLAHDEVYSLLKKFFDSNRLIMLYGNHNIYLKYKNFVKKNYYKFYDDYNQEDVELFPGITPYEAVVFKHKSTGQEILTVHGHQGDRMNDKLWHFTRLTVRYFWRYLHSIGFINPASPVKNAEKIHKIERIYSNWIEMNRIMVICGHTHRPHFPKVEELPYFNDGSCVRASGIQGIEIVDGKIMLIEWSIRYDLSGDLHIRKKILRGPKPIEEFDLRTNKTNIIK is encoded by the coding sequence ATGATATCGGAAAAGAAGTTAGCAGAAAAAAGGTTGACGGAAGCCTATAACAACGCAAAAATTGAGTACTTTGATAACAATTCTAAATATATATTTTTCAGTGATTGCCATAGAGGAGATTCTACACCATCTGATGAATTTTCGAAAAATCAAAATATCTTTTTATTTGCATTAGAATCCTATTTTAATAGTGGATATACCTATGTGGAGGTTGGAGATGGGGATGAACTTTGGGAAAGCTCTGATTTTAAGGCAATAAGATTGGCACATGATGAAGTATATTCTCTATTAAAAAAGTTCTTTGATTCTAATAGATTGATCATGTTATATGGTAACCACAATATATATTTAAAGTATAAGAATTTTGTAAAAAAAAATTATTATAAATTCTATGATGACTATAACCAGGAAGATGTAGAACTATTTCCTGGGATCACTCCATATGAGGCAGTAGTATTTAAACATAAAAGTACAGGACAGGAAATATTAACTGTTCATGGTCATCAAGGTGACAGGATGAATGATAAGTTATGGCACTTTACTAGACTTACGGTAAGATATTTTTGGAGATATCTTCATTCAATAGGCTTTATAAATCCTGCAAGCCCTGTAAAAAATGCTGAAAAGATTCATAAAATTGAACGCATTTATAGCAATTGGATTGAAATGAACAGAATTATGGTTATATGTGGACATACACATAGACCACATTTTCCAAAGGTTGAAGAATTACCTTATTTCAATGACGGTTCCTGTGTACGAGCAAGTGGAATACAAGGGATTGAAATAGTAGATGGAAAAATAATGTTAATTGAATGGAGTATTCGATATGATCTATCAGGGGATCTCCATATAAGAAAAAAAATATTAAGAGGTCCAAAACCAATTGAAGAATTTGATTTAAGAACTAATAAAACAAATATTATTAAATAG